A section of the Anabaena cylindrica PCC 7122 genome encodes:
- a CDS encoding tetratricopeptide repeat protein, with protein sequence MSIFDTIKEASQQAEQFALKKQLREAVTTAETALNMWAEAPSFWEVLLGKILIGNLVDRLQKQLVEWRNQVTEADKLAARANLILRNDTGDPFVTKGISDAIALYRLYSIIIEDEQILYSIQQCQQELQKRKQFQELVKQAQSQAENYFFKNAIAIYQEAEKLYITESIKQAFADALSQVSQEESYKSIFRKAKRAESKGKLQEAIVLLDSALTNFPRADGIALLQKLKSIVKGRELFRQGLAAEKAGFFPAAKSLYENAQSLLPNPQDSQIRLGIVAIKMQDWATALSYLQGLSGQQAAYLRGFALAQQANLQLAYWEWQNVSAVSINEQKTIIQDVFQYQFSLSLHNIEELVKSKQWEKAKTASREFIQKFGANALVENNLKEHIQPSLEAAVWQDSDWENIAPKMENIWIANPNITTLHNWTVATYYHAQSNPDKLIDLIIALYTAIANLSSDPSLQNIPWLGNKAVDFNFLSLKLKRRLEAAIDNIKNTNIENYLNLCDYLRWQIVALRFMGEPANSGMQINDVFITPGCYHKFSSQWQSTIVYKIHSSQKILHSLYTHWGLAVAACLEGDRQRAIQLKPTNDHTIEVEQFANNFVAYHEGCYHLQQQKWQAAITPWQQAKAEIKNNQDWQQEIDRLCNLHRQVILEFQEHLEFSQFWYDIIDTQSASSYLAEYQAEEVRQRLINKEISLKQALKKLQKLKNIDSNNPVVNDIIENVEFDQEIEEINRLFKTRKHEEMVKKARSSKRDKVRFIVAEFFIDLLIKGVEEGGLNDPEVMLQLGRWAYEICPDEPAFQEVYRRLKFC encoded by the coding sequence GCAGAAGCACCAAGTTTTTGGGAAGTATTACTTGGTAAAATATTAATTGGTAATCTTGTAGACAGGTTGCAAAAACAATTAGTAGAGTGGCGAAATCAAGTCACAGAGGCAGATAAATTGGCTGCTAGGGCTAATTTGATTTTGAGGAATGATACAGGTGATCCGTTCGTCACTAAGGGCATATCTGATGCGATCGCACTTTATCGACTATATAGTATAATTATTGAAGATGAGCAAATATTATACTCGATTCAGCAATGCCAACAGGAACTGCAAAAGCGCAAGCAGTTTCAGGAATTGGTGAAACAAGCACAGTCACAGGCTGAAAATTACTTCTTTAAAAATGCGATCGCTATTTACCAAGAAGCTGAGAAATTATACATCACTGAGTCAATCAAACAAGCCTTTGCTGATGCTTTAAGCCAAGTTTCCCAAGAAGAAAGTTATAAATCTATTTTTCGCAAGGCAAAGCGAGCAGAGTCTAAAGGCAAATTACAGGAAGCGATCGTACTTTTAGATTCCGCTTTAACTAATTTCCCTCGTGCGGACGGAATTGCTTTACTCCAAAAACTCAAATCTATAGTCAAAGGTAGAGAACTATTTCGGCAAGGTTTAGCAGCAGAAAAAGCAGGTTTTTTTCCAGCAGCTAAATCTCTATATGAAAATGCTCAATCACTTTTACCAAATCCTCAAGATTCCCAAATCCGCTTAGGTATAGTGGCAATAAAAATGCAAGATTGGGCAACTGCACTATCTTATTTACAAGGTTTATCAGGACAACAAGCTGCTTATCTGCGCGGTTTTGCACTAGCTCAACAAGCAAATTTACAGTTAGCTTATTGGGAATGGCAAAATGTATCTGCGGTATCAATAAATGAGCAAAAAACAATTATTCAGGACGTTTTTCAGTATCAATTTTCATTATCTTTACATAATATTGAAGAGTTAGTCAAGTCTAAACAATGGGAGAAAGCTAAAACAGCAAGTAGGGAATTTATTCAAAAATTTGGTGCTAACGCTTTGGTTGAAAATAATCTGAAAGAACATATCCAGCCAAGTTTAGAAGCCGCAGTTTGGCAAGATTCAGATTGGGAAAATATTGCTCCTAAAATGGAAAATATCTGGATTGCTAATCCCAATATTACCACATTACATAACTGGACAGTAGCAACTTATTACCATGCTCAAAGCAATCCTGATAAACTGATTGATTTAATTATTGCCTTATACACTGCCATAGCCAATTTAAGCTCTGATCCTAGTCTCCAAAATATTCCTTGGTTAGGAAATAAAGCTGTGGATTTTAATTTTTTATCTTTAAAATTAAAACGCCGTTTAGAAGCAGCAATTGATAATATCAAAAATACCAATATTGAAAATTATTTAAATTTGTGCGATTACTTACGCTGGCAAATAGTTGCTCTCAGATTTATGGGAGAACCTGCTAACTCAGGAATGCAAATTAATGATGTATTTATCACACCTGGCTGTTATCACAAATTTAGTTCCCAATGGCAGAGTACCATAGTATATAAAATACATTCTAGTCAAAAAATTCTCCATTCTCTTTATACTCATTGGGGATTAGCTGTGGCTGCTTGTTTAGAAGGAGATAGGCAAAGAGCAATTCAACTTAAACCGACAAATGACCATACTATTGAAGTTGAACAATTTGCTAACAATTTTGTTGCTTATCATGAAGGTTGTTATCATCTACAACAACAAAAATGGCAAGCAGCAATTACTCCTTGGCAGCAAGCAAAAGCAGAAATTAAAAATAATCAAGATTGGCAACAAGAAATAGATAGACTTTGTAATTTACATCGTCAAGTTATATTAGAGTTTCAAGAACATTTAGAATTTTCTCAATTTTGGTATGATATTATAGATACTCAGTCTGCTAGTAGTTATTTGGCTGAGTACCAAGCAGAAGAAGTCAGACAAAGACTTATTAATAAAGAAATTTCTTTAAAACAAGCTTTGAAAAAACTTCAGAAACTTAAAAATATTGATAGTAATAATCCAGTTGTCAATGACATTATAGAAAATGTTGAATTTGATCAGGAAATAGAAGAAATTAACCGCTTATTTAAAACTCGGAAACATGAAGAAATGGTGAAAAAAGCTAGAAGTTCAAAGCGTGATAAAGTTCGCTTTATTGTCGCTGAATTCTTTATAGATTTATTAATTAAAGGTGTAGAAGAAGGTGGTTTAAATGACCCAGAAGTAATGCTACAATTAGGGCGTTGGGCTTATGAAATCTGTCCAGATGAACCTGCGTTTCAAGAAGTTTATCGGAGACTAAAATTTTGTTAA